In Streptacidiphilus sp. P02-A3a, the DNA window AGAGAGCACTGTGGCCGCCGACAAGATCGACACCATCGTCAGCCTGAGCAAGCGCCGTGGCTTCGTTTACCCGTGCAGCGAGATCTACGGCGGCCAGAAGGCCGCCTGGGACTACGGTCCGCTGGGTGTCGAGCTCAAGGAGAACATCAAGCGGCAGTGGTGGCGCAACATGGTCATCGGCCGTGAGGACGTCGTCGGCCTCGACTCCTCGGTGATCCTGGCCCGCGAGGTGTGGGAGGCCAGCGGCCACGTCGCGACCTTCAGCGACCCGCTGACCGAGTGCACCTCCTGCCACAAGCGCTACCGCGCCGACCACCTGGAGGAGGCGTACGAGGCCAAGCACGGCCACGTCCCCGCCAACGGCCTGGCCGACGTCAACTGCCCCAACTGCGGCAACAAGGGCGGCTTCACCGAGCCCAAGCCGATGTCCGGCATGCTGGAGACCCACCTCGGCGCGTTCAACGCCGGGGACCCGGCCGGGCGGGCCTACCTGCGCCCGGAGACCGCCCAGGGCATCTTCGTCAACTTCGCCGCCGTGCAGCAGACCTCGCGCAAGAAGCCGCCGTTCGGCATCGCCCAGACCGGCAAGAGCTTCCGCAACGAGATCACGCCCGGCAACTTCATCTTCCGCACCCGCGAGTTCGAGCAGATGGAGATGGAGTTCTTCGTCAAGCCCGGCGAGGACGAGCAGTGGTTCGAGTACTGGATGCAGGAGCGCTGGAACTGGTACCGCGACCTCGGCCTGCGCGAGGAGAACATGCGGTTCTACGAGCACGCCAAGGAGAAGCTGTCGCACTACTCCAAGCGCACCGTGGACATCGAGTACCGCTTCCAGTTCGGCGGCAACGAGTTCGGTGAGCTGGAGGGCGTGGCCAACCGCACCGACTACGACCTGGCCCAGCACGCCGAGCACTCCGGCCAGGACCTCAAGTACTTCGACCAGGAGTCCGGCGAGCGCTGGTTCCCGTACGTGATCGAGCCCGCGGCCGGGGTCAACCGCGCCATGCTGGCCTTCATGCTCGACGCCTACCGCGAGGACGAGGCGCCGAACGCCAAGGGCGTGATGGAGAAGCGCGTGGTGATGCGGCTCGACCCGCGGCTCGCCCCGGTCAAGGTCGCGGTGCTGCCGCTGTCGCGCAACGCCGCGCTCTCGCCGAAGGCCCGCGGCCTGGCCGCCGACCTGCGCAAGCACTGGAACGTCGAGTTCGACGACGCCGGTGCCATCGGCCGCCGCTACCGCCGCCAGGACGAGATCGGCACGCCGTTCTGCATCACCGTCGACTTCGACACCCTGGACGACAACGCGGTGACCGTGCGCGAGCGCGACACCATGGAGCAGCAGCGGATCTCGCTCGACCAGGTCGAGGGCTTCCTCGCGGGCAAGCTGCTGGGCTGCTGACCGGCCCCCGCCGCGGAACGTGCACCGCCGCCCGACGCGAACGCGCGTCGGGCGGCGGTGCCGTGTCCGGGGGGTCCAGGGCGCTCGGCGTGCGCGAGCGGTCAGCGCGGCAGCGCGCGCAGCGCCAGCCGGACGCAGAGGCAGGCCAGCGGCAGTTCCACCAGTACCGCCATGGCGACGGCGGTGGCGAAGTCCGCGCCGGGCGCCGAGGTGGTGGTGTCGAACCAAGCGTCGCAGAGCAGCAGCACCGCCGTGGCCACGGCGGTCAGGCAGCGGCGCGGGTCGCCCCGGCGCAGCAGCACGCCGGTGCTGATCAGGCCGACCGCCTCCAGGCAGTCCAGACCGACCCAGGCCAGCGACCAGTGGTCGGCGGTCGCGGTGCCGGGCAGCGTGGTGGCCAGCACCACCAGCCACGGCAGCAGCGCCAGCCCGAGCCCCACCAGCAGCCGGGGCAGTGCTCCGGCGGGTCGGCCCACCGCCCGGGCCCGCGGCGGCGCGGTCCGCCGCGGCG includes these proteins:
- a CDS encoding glycine--tRNA ligase, whose protein sequence is MAADKIDTIVSLSKRRGFVYPCSEIYGGQKAAWDYGPLGVELKENIKRQWWRNMVIGREDVVGLDSSVILAREVWEASGHVATFSDPLTECTSCHKRYRADHLEEAYEAKHGHVPANGLADVNCPNCGNKGGFTEPKPMSGMLETHLGAFNAGDPAGRAYLRPETAQGIFVNFAAVQQTSRKKPPFGIAQTGKSFRNEITPGNFIFRTREFEQMEMEFFVKPGEDEQWFEYWMQERWNWYRDLGLREENMRFYEHAKEKLSHYSKRTVDIEYRFQFGGNEFGELEGVANRTDYDLAQHAEHSGQDLKYFDQESGERWFPYVIEPAAGVNRAMLAFMLDAYREDEAPNAKGVMEKRVVMRLDPRLAPVKVAVLPLSRNAALSPKARGLAADLRKHWNVEFDDAGAIGRRYRRQDEIGTPFCITVDFDTLDDNAVTVRERDTMEQQRISLDQVEGFLAGKLLGC